One Odocoileus virginianus isolate 20LAN1187 ecotype Illinois chromosome 4, Ovbor_1.2, whole genome shotgun sequence DNA segment encodes these proteins:
- the ABCF3 gene encoding ATP-binding cassette sub-family F member 3 isoform X2, producing MWSKRLLEMTPLPCRACWRVTRREKTSCVGSGNSVPRFLIALPPIPRAEGSQAAQLAEIYAKLEEIEADKAPARASVILAGLGFTPKMQQQPTREFSGGWRMRLALARALFARPDLLLLDEPTNMLDVRAILWLENYLQTWPSTILVVSHDRNFLNAIATDIIHLHSQRLDGYRGDFETFIKSKQERLLNQQREYEAQQQYRQHIQVFIDRFRYNANRASQVQSKLKMLEKLPELKPVDKELEVVMKFPDGFEKFSPPILQLDEVDFYYDPKHVIFSRLSVSADLESRICVVGENGAGKSTMLKLLMGDLTPVRGIRHAHRNLKIGYFSQHHVEQLDLNVSAVELLARKFPGRPEEEYRHQLGRYGISGELAVRPVASLSGGQKSRVAFAQMTMPCPNFYILDEPTNHLDMETIEALGRALNNFRGGVILVSHDERFIRLVCRELWVCEGGGVTRVEGGFDQYRALLQEQFRREGFL from the exons ATGTGGAGCAAGAGGTTGCTGGAGATGACACCCCTGCCCTGCAGAGCGTGCTGGAGAGTGACACGGCGCGAGAAGACCTCCTGCGTCGGGAGCGGGAACTCAGTGCCCAGATT CCTGATTGCTCTTCCCCCCATTCCTAGGGCCGAGGGTTCACAAGCTGCACAGCTGGCAGAAATCTATGCCAAGTTGGAGGAGATTGAGGCTGACAAAGCACCTGCCAG AGCATCAGTCATTCTTGCTGGGCTTGGCTTTACCCCCAAAATGCAGCAGCAGCCCACCCG GGAGTTCTCAGGTGGCTGGAGGATGAGATTGGCCCTGGCCCGGGCTCTGTTTGCTAG GCCAGATCTGCTGCTGTTAGATG AACCCACTAATATGCTGGATGTAAGGGCCATCCTGTGGCTGGAGAATTATCTGCAG ACGTGGCCCTCCACAATCCTGGTCGTCTCCCATGACCGCAACTTCCTGAATGCCATAGCCACAGACATCATCCACCTGCACAGCCAGCGGCTGGATGGTTACCGGGGAGACTTTGAGACCTTCATCAAGAGCAAGCAGGAGCGACTGCTCAATCAGCAGCGTGAATATGAGGCCCAGCAACAGTATCGCCAGCATATCCAG GTTTTTATTGACCGGTTTCGCTACAATGCCAACAGAGCCTCCCAAGTGCAGAGCAAACTCAAGATGCTGGAGAAACT ACCAGAGCTGAAACCTGTGGACAAGGAGCTGGAGGTAGTGATGAA GTTCCCCGATGGATTTGAGAAGTTCTCACCACCAATCTTGCAACTGGATGAGGTGGACTTCTACTACGACCCAAAGCACGTCATCTTTAGCCGTCTCTCCGTCTCTGCCGATCTTGAATCCCGCATCTGTGTG GTTGGGGAGAATGGGGCTGGGAAGTCTACCATGCTGAAGTTGCTTATGGGGGACCTGACACCTGTTCGGGGCATCAGACATGCTCACAG GAATCTGAAGATTGGCTATTTCAGCCAGCACCACGTGGAGCAGCTGGACCTGAATGTCAGTGCTGTGGAACTGCTAGCACGCAAGTTCCCTG GACGGCCTGAGGAGGAGTACCGTCACCAGCTGGGCCGGTATGGCATCTCTGGAGAACTGGCCGTGCGCCCTGTTGCCAGCTTGTCTGGGGGCCAGAAGAGCAGGGTGGCCTTTGCTCAGATGACCATGCCCTG TCCCAACTTCTACATCCTGGATGAACCCACAAACCACCTGGATATGGAGACCATCGAGGCTCTGGGCCGTGCTCTCAACAACTTCAGG GGTGGTGTGATTCTGGTGTCCCACGACGAGCGCTTCATCCGGTTGGTGTGCCGGGAGCTGTGGGTGTGCGAAGGAGGTGGCGTCACCCGGGTTGAGGGTGGATTTGATCAGTACCGAGCTCTTCTCCAGGAACAGTTCCGCCGTGAGGGCTTCCTCTAG